In the genome of Ctenopharyngodon idella isolate HZGC_01 chromosome 19, HZGC01, whole genome shotgun sequence, one region contains:
- the si:ch211-288g17.3 gene encoding chromosomal protein D1: protein MEVENKEGSESPLPNGSTHPPKRGRGRPRGSLNKKFTAEKAPTHNARPSKKVDFFSPDIVIKTKVKKRGRPKKIKMPGRPRKIPLTPEEESERLHRLSLQRKRKLSKPLGRPRIHPIAEGPAVKRGRGRPRKSGDTGGHKQGSGEISLDVANGSPRKRGRPAGSMKRKRGRPAGSTKVSIAKSSDGTPKRRGRPPGSGNKVKKIPRADGSPRKRGRPPGSGSGSATKLKVIRRNADGTPRKRGRPPGTGKKVKLVEKKDGDSPRKRGRPPGSGKIQARTSEGGAVGGSNADGAPRRKRGRPSKVTLAVVLEKLPSASGCEEEEEDTDAPSPKQSRTSDDSSQNQNDEEEETRASENDADPEDEEEDEVEDAIDCSKVNNTSENEMVGKFKKKK, encoded by the coding sequence ATGGAGGTTGAGAATAAAGAAGGATCTGAGAGCCCTCTGCCCAACGGCAGCACCCATCCACCCAAACGTGGAAGAGGCAGACCACGAGGGTCACTCAATAAGAAGTTCACTGCTGAGAAAGCGCCGACACATAATGCCAGGCCATCGAAAAAAGTGGACTTCTTTTCTCCTGACATAGTCATAAAGACTAAGGTGAAGAAAcgtggtcgaccaaagaagatAAAAATGCCTGGTAGGCCGAGAAAGATCCCGCTCACACCTGAGGAAGAATCAGAGAGACTTCACAGGTTGAGTTTACAACGCAAACGGAAACTGTCAAAGCCTCTCGGAAGACCCCGCATTCATCCCATCGCTGAAGGCCCCGCGGTAAAAAGGGGACGAGGAAGACCTCGCAAATCTGGCGACACTGGAGGACATAAACAAGGTAGTGGCGAAATCAGCCTTGATGTCGCTAATGGCTCTCCAAGAAAGAGAGGGAGGCCGGCGGGCTCGATGAAGAGAAAGAGGGGTCGGCCCGCAGGTTCTACCAAGGTTTCGATTGCCAAGTCCTCAGATGGGACCCCAAAAAGGAGAGGCCGCCCTCCAGGCTCAGGCAACAAGGTGAAGAAGATTCCACGGGCTGACGGATCTCCTCGAAAAAGAGGCCGACCCCCAGGGTCAGGCTCAGGCTCTGCCACTAAACTGAAGGTCATTCGACGAAACGCAGATGGAACTCCTCGAAAGAGGGGCCGACCTCCAGGTACTGGCAAGAAAGTCAAGCTTGTCGAAAAGAAAGATGGAGATTCTCCCCGCAAGAGAGGCCGACCACCAGGTTCAGGCAAAATCCAGGCTCGTACCTCAGAAGGTGGAGCTGTAGGAGGGTCGAACGCCGATGGCGCTCCACGTCGTAAGAGAGGTCGTCCAAGCAAAGTCACACTGGCTGTCGTGCTCGAAAAACTCCCCTCGGCGTCAGGGTGcgaggaggaagaagaggataCCGACGCGCCCTCTCCCAAACAATCCCGCACCTCTGACGACTCGTCGCAAAATCAAAACGATGAAGAAGAAGAGACCAGGGCGAGCGAGAACGACGCAGACCCAGAAGACGAAGAGGAAGACGAAGTCGAAGACGCCATCGATTGTTCAAAAGTGAACAACACAAGTGAGAACGAAATGGTGGGCaaattcaaaaaaaagaaataa